One Myotis daubentonii chromosome 12, mMyoDau2.1, whole genome shotgun sequence genomic region harbors:
- the KRTCAP3 gene encoding keratinocyte-associated protein 3: MRGCRLCRFDAVRGPRRLMRVGLALILVGHVNLLLGAVLHGTVLRHVANPRGAVTPEYTAANVISVGSGLLSVSLGLVALVASRNLLQPRLHWALLAVALVNLLLSTACSLGLLLAVSLTVANGGRRLIADCHPGLLDPLLPLDQGPGHADCPFDPTRIYDTALALWIPSLLMSAAEAALSGYCCVAALTLRGVGPCRKEGLQGQLEQLTELDHPKCREQDNEQLLDQNQEMQASQKSWA; encoded by the exons ACGCAGTCCGGGGCCCTCGGCGGCTTATGCGCGTGGGCCTCGCGCTGATCCTCGTGGGCCACGTGAACCTGCTGCTGGGGGCCGTGCTGCACGGCACCGTCCTGCGGCACGTAGCCAACCCCCGCGGTGCGGTCACCCCCGAGTACACCGCTGCCAATGTCATCTCCGTGGGCTCGGGGCTGCTG AGTGTTTCCTTGGGCCTTGTGGCCCTCGTGGCGTCCAGGAACCTCCTTCAACCACGACTG CACTGGGCCCTGCTGGCAGTAGCTCTGGTGAACCTGCTCTTGTCCACCGCCTgctctctgggcctcctcctcgcAGTGTCACTCACTGTGGCCAATGGTGGCCGCCGGCTTATTGCCGACTGCCATCCAGGACTGCTGGACCCTTTGCTACCGCTGGACCAGGGGCCTGGACACGCTGACTGCCCTTTTGACCCCACAAGAATCTAT GATACAGCCTTGGCTCTCTGGATTCCTTCTTTGCTCATGTCTGCAGCGGAGGCTGCTCTGTCTGGTTACTGCTGTGTGGCAGCACTCACCCTCCGTGGGGTTGGGCCTTGCAGGAAGGAAGGGCTACAGGGGCAG CTGGAGCAACTGACAGAGCTTGATCATCCTAAATGTAGAGAGCAGGATAATGAGCAGCTACTGGATCAAAATCAAGAAATGCAGGCATCACAGAAAAGTTGGGCTTAG